A genome region from Chryseobacterium sp. G0186 includes the following:
- a CDS encoding MraY family glycosyltransferase — MQYLFIIIVLFALELLYFKIADKFNIIDKPNHRSAHTQITLRGGGIIFPLTFLLFCILNFNETLEGYWAFGLGMLAICTVSFIDDIKTLSNKIRLSVHLISVALLLYFTGAFSMIPFWAWPILFIMIIGTLNAYNFMDGINGITGLYSLVSLGSLAYINKEIIHFTDHNFIYYPILACLVFLFFNFRKKAKCFAGDVGSMGIGFWVIGLITLLIIKTGEYKYILLLSIYGMEVVLTIMERLLLKENIFEAHRRHLYQLFANEKKVSHLVISSMYAISQLLINIFLIHSPLPEWVTILIIFIPIGIIYLGLKWKLKKEYNL, encoded by the coding sequence ATGCAGTATCTATTCATCATTATTGTTCTTTTTGCATTAGAACTTTTATATTTTAAAATAGCAGACAAGTTCAATATTATTGATAAACCGAATCACAGAAGTGCCCATACTCAAATTACACTTAGAGGAGGTGGAATTATTTTTCCATTAACCTTTCTCCTGTTTTGTATCTTAAATTTTAATGAGACCCTGGAGGGATATTGGGCTTTTGGTCTTGGAATGCTTGCTATTTGTACTGTAAGTTTTATTGATGATATTAAGACTTTGTCTAATAAAATAAGACTTTCTGTCCACCTTATATCAGTAGCGTTATTATTGTATTTTACAGGAGCTTTTAGTATGATTCCTTTTTGGGCGTGGCCGATTTTATTTATTATGATTATCGGAACCCTTAATGCCTACAATTTTATGGACGGAATTAATGGAATAACAGGATTATATAGTCTTGTGAGCTTAGGTTCATTGGCTTATATCAATAAAGAGATTATTCATTTTACAGACCATAATTTTATATACTATCCCATATTAGCCTGTCTTGTTTTTCTATTCTTTAACTTCAGAAAAAAAGCCAAGTGCTTTGCAGGAGATGTGGGAAGCATGGGAATAGGCTTCTGGGTAATAGGTCTTATTACACTTTTAATTATAAAAACGGGAGAATATAAATATATTCTGCTTTTATCTATTTACGGAATGGAGGTTGTACTTACCATTATGGAAAGATTATTATTAAAAGAAAATATTTTTGAAGCACATAGAAGACATTTGTACCAGCTGTTTGCAAACGAAAAAAAAGTTTCTCACTTAGTTATTAGTTCTATGTATGCTATTTCCCAGTTGTTGATCAATATATTTTTAATTCATTCCCCGCTACCAGAATGGGTTACTATTTTGATTATATTTATTCCAATAGGTATTATTTATCTAGGCTTAAAGTGGAAACTGAAAAAAGAGTATAATTTATAA
- a CDS encoding S41 family peptidase has protein sequence MRKYSLFILLFLSLHFSAQIVSENQKLESLCRVWGFLKYYHPQVAKGDLNWDKQLLRKINELENIHDKAELNTLYSHWIASLGKVNECKECSIQNNIDYFLKNFDLSWIDNTHLFTEDITQKLHYIERNRAIGNNHYIGKGGRKIYFRNENSYGSKFTSRPINLLELFRYWNYVEYFFPYKYKTDQNWNDVLREMIPKFLVAQNDREYQLTLAELVAKTDDSHAFLFSPLISLHQYGSRKIPVEYSYAEGKLVITKINSNRFHEKIPLNIGDVIYDINGKTIPQMVNSLGQYIPASNLWGKVNKVKSKLLFSTMDSLSIKLERDGQNMEVISKTYLIKDIITQKTPEPQKWKFMDQEKKIGYVNMGIITKDDLDGMYRNLKSTESIIFDLRNYPKLTILPLSELLLPQSSIYYQFTFPETDYPGKYYSRKNSIGKKNPDYYKGNVIVLVDENTQSQAETTTMMFKQHPKAKVIGSNTSGANGDIIRFKIADLDTCFTGLGAYYPDGRETQRIGIIPDIIVKPTVNGIRDGKDEVLERALMYIKNNE, from the coding sequence ATGAGAAAATATTCTCTTTTCATTTTATTATTTTTAAGTCTACATTTTTCTGCACAGATTGTATCTGAAAATCAAAAACTGGAATCTCTCTGCAGGGTTTGGGGATTTCTGAAATATTACCACCCTCAGGTAGCAAAGGGTGATCTGAATTGGGATAAGCAGCTTTTAAGAAAAATCAATGAGCTTGAAAATATTCATGACAAAGCGGAATTGAATACCTTATATTCTCATTGGATTGCAAGTTTGGGAAAAGTGAATGAGTGTAAGGAATGCTCCATCCAAAACAATATAGATTACTTTTTGAAGAATTTTGATCTAAGCTGGATAGACAATACCCATCTATTTACAGAAGACATCACTCAAAAGCTTCATTATATTGAAAGGAACCGTGCCATTGGAAACAATCATTATATAGGAAAAGGAGGACGAAAGATTTATTTTAGAAATGAAAATTCGTACGGATCAAAATTCACTTCCCGGCCGATCAATTTATTGGAATTATTCAGATACTGGAATTATGTAGAATATTTTTTTCCTTATAAATATAAAACAGATCAGAACTGGAATGATGTTCTGAGGGAAATGATTCCCAAGTTTCTCGTTGCACAGAACGACAGAGAGTACCAGCTGACTTTAGCAGAGTTGGTCGCTAAAACTGATGATTCACATGCTTTTCTTTTTTCACCACTGATTAGTCTTCATCAATATGGAAGCAGAAAAATCCCTGTGGAATATTCTTATGCAGAGGGGAAATTGGTCATCACAAAAATCAATTCCAATCGGTTTCATGAGAAAATCCCTTTGAATATAGGGGATGTTATTTACGATATTAATGGCAAAACCATTCCACAAATGGTTAACAGTCTGGGACAATATATCCCGGCATCTAATCTCTGGGGAAAGGTAAATAAGGTAAAAAGTAAACTCCTTTTCAGTACGATGGATTCACTTTCCATTAAGCTGGAAAGAGATGGGCAAAATATGGAGGTCATCTCCAAAACCTATTTGATCAAAGATATTATTACCCAAAAAACTCCGGAACCTCAGAAATGGAAATTCATGGATCAGGAGAAAAAAATTGGCTATGTCAATATGGGGATTATTACAAAAGATGATTTGGATGGAATGTACAGAAATCTTAAATCTACAGAATCCATTATTTTTGATCTGAGAAATTATCCCAAACTGACTATTTTGCCTTTAAGTGAACTTTTGTTGCCCCAGTCCTCCATCTATTACCAGTTTACTTTTCCGGAAACCGACTATCCCGGTAAATATTACAGCAGAAAAAACAGTATTGGTAAAAAAAATCCAGATTACTATAAAGGAAATGTAATAGTTTTAGTGGATGAGAATACCCAAAGCCAAGCCGAAACTACGACCATGATGTTCAAGCAGCATCCAAAGGCAAAAGTAATCGGGAGCAATACTTCGGGAGCTAATGGTGATATTATCAGATTTAAAATTGCTGATCTGGATACCTGCTTCACCGGCCTTGGTGCTTACTACCCTGATGGCAGAGAGACCCAAAGAATCGGAATCATTCCTGATATTATTGTAAAGCCTACCGTAAATGGCATCAGAGATGGAAAAGATGAGGTCTTGGAAAGAGCTTTGATGTATATTAAAAACAACGAATAA
- a CDS encoding YciI family protein, translating to MFIISLTYKVSIENVERYIPEHNSFLQKHYDSGQFIVSGRKEPRTGGIIICNAQSKDEAEQMIQEDPFHIHQIADYTIMEFIPTKYNENFKIFIKES from the coding sequence ATGTTTATTATTTCGCTTACTTATAAAGTATCGATTGAGAATGTAGAGCGTTATATTCCGGAACACAATTCCTTTCTTCAAAAGCATTATGATTCGGGACAATTTATTGTTTCTGGAAGAAAAGAACCAAGAACGGGAGGTATTATTATTTGCAATGCCCAATCTAAAGATGAAGCAGAGCAGATGATTCAAGAAGACCCTTTTCATATTCATCAGATAGCTGACTATACTATTATGGAATTTATTCCTACGAAATACAACGAAAACTTTAAAATCTTTATCAAAGAGTCATGA
- a CDS encoding septal ring lytic transglycosylase RlpA family protein, giving the protein MMKRFILVIIMMISTLGIYSFTMNALDAKKTSYASYYHDKFNGRKTASGEIFDNSKFTAANRTLPFGTNVKVTNLKNGKEVIVRINDRGPFHSSRSLDMSKAAFDEIGDISHGTIPVEYEIVD; this is encoded by the coding sequence ATGATGAAAAGATTCATTCTCGTAATCATAATGATGATTTCAACCTTAGGTATTTATTCATTTACAATGAATGCCTTAGATGCGAAAAAAACAAGTTATGCATCGTACTACCACGATAAATTTAACGGTAGAAAAACTGCAAGCGGAGAAATCTTTGATAATTCAAAGTTTACCGCAGCAAACAGAACGCTTCCTTTTGGAACAAACGTTAAGGTTACTAACCTTAAGAATGGTAAAGAAGTAATAGTGAGGATTAATGATAGAGGCCCTTTCCATTCATCAAGATCTTTAGATATGTCTAAAGCTGCGTTCGATGAGATCGGAGATATCAGTCATGGTACAATTCCGGTCGAATATGAAATTGTCGATTAA
- a CDS encoding exodeoxyribonuclease III encodes MKLITYNVNGIRAAFTKDFLGWLKTADPDIICIQESKAGNDQIDIESLEKLGYHSYWHSAVRKGYSGVGIASKIKPNHVEYGCGIESYDNEGRIIRADFDGFSAISVYVPSASNIERLEFKMQFCHDFLNYIKNLKKEIPNLIISGDFNICHEAIDIHDPIRLKNVSGFLPMERDWMTDFINECELIDSFRLFNNDPDNYTWWSYRQNSRAKNKGWRLDYNFTSYSLKDKLSRAVILKEAVHSDHCPALVELDL; translated from the coding sequence ATGAAATTAATTACCTACAATGTCAATGGAATCAGGGCCGCATTCACCAAAGATTTTTTGGGTTGGCTAAAGACTGCTGATCCGGATATTATATGCATTCAGGAAAGCAAAGCTGGAAATGATCAGATAGACATCGAAAGCCTTGAAAAACTAGGATATCATAGTTATTGGCATTCGGCTGTAAGAAAAGGCTACAGTGGTGTCGGAATTGCCTCAAAAATAAAACCGAATCATGTAGAGTATGGTTGCGGTATTGAAAGCTATGATAATGAAGGGAGAATCATCCGTGCCGATTTTGATGGTTTCTCTGCCATTTCGGTCTATGTTCCTTCAGCATCCAATATTGAAAGACTGGAATTCAAAATGCAGTTCTGCCACGATTTTCTGAATTACATTAAAAACCTAAAAAAGGAAATTCCCAACCTTATTATATCAGGGGACTTTAATATCTGCCACGAGGCGATTGATATTCATGATCCTATTCGTTTGAAAAATGTTTCAGGCTTTCTTCCTATGGAAAGAGATTGGATGACAGATTTTATTAATGAATGTGAATTGATTGACAGCTTCAGGTTGTTCAATAATGATCCGGATAATTATACCTGGTGGAGCTACAGACAGAACTCCAGAGCCAAGAACAAAGGCTGGAGATTAGATTATAACTTCACCTCTTACAGTTTAAAGGATAAACTGAGCAGAGCTGTTATTTTAAAGGAAGCAGTACATTCAGATCATTGTCCTGCCTTAGTGGAACTAGATCTATAA
- the rfbC gene encoding dTDP-4-dehydrorhamnose 3,5-epimerase translates to MKIKETPLKDCYIIEPTVFEDDRGYFFEKYNEKRFEELTGMNGHFVQDNISKSSYGVLRGLHLQKGEHAQAKLVSCLEGSVWDVAVDLREDSPTFGKWFGIELTAENKLQLYVPRGFGHGFSVLSTNAVFSYKCDNFYNKESEGSVKFNDPDIGIDWKIDEKDAILSEKDENAPSFKEKNF, encoded by the coding sequence ATGAAAATAAAAGAAACTCCGCTTAAAGACTGTTATATTATAGAACCCACCGTGTTTGAAGACGATAGAGGCTATTTTTTTGAAAAATATAACGAAAAAAGATTTGAAGAACTTACCGGTATGAACGGACATTTTGTTCAGGACAATATTTCGAAGTCTTCTTATGGTGTTTTAAGAGGATTACATCTTCAGAAAGGTGAACATGCACAGGCAAAATTGGTGTCATGTCTTGAGGGGAGTGTATGGGATGTTGCTGTAGACCTTAGAGAAGACTCTCCAACTTTTGGTAAATGGTTCGGGATTGAACTTACTGCTGAAAATAAATTACAGCTTTATGTGCCTAGAGGATTCGGACATGGTTTTTCTGTATTAAGTACAAATGCTGTGTTTTCATATAAATGCGATAATTTCTATAATAAAGAATCTGAAGGAAGTGTCAAATTTAATGATCCTGATATTGGTATCGACTGGAAGATCGATGAAAAGGATGCCATTCTATCGGAAAAAGATGAAAATGCACCTAGTTTTAAAGAGAAAAACTTTTAA
- a CDS encoding bifunctional response regulator/alkaline phosphatase family protein, with amino-acid sequence MSEKILWIDDEIDLLKPHIVFLEKKGYQVTPVNNVNEALELMDSEKFALTLIDENMPGISGLEAIPMIKEKDNALKIVMVTKSEEEHIMEEAIGSQIADYILKPVNPNQILLSLKKNLQQENLVEQKTILQYQQEFRNLSMELSYLRTYQEWAEYYKKILSWEIKFDKVADNEFSDLLQSQKEEANIQFAKFIEKNYEHWLTDSDKPLMSHTLFKEKVKPEVEKEKVLLLMVDNLRFDQWKVIEPLFTKYYNKVSEDYYYSILPTATQYARNSFFAGLMPSEIEKRFPDKWFNDNEEGNKNEFERDFLEDQMKRIGLGTKSMKYLKVLNADFERKIYDDFNQHKNNDLLVIVYNFIDILSHAKTDNHIVDQLIRDDKTFRSLTFNWFENSSLLKIIKTAAENGYKLVITTDHGTVYVKKPSKVVGDRETSTNIRYKTGKSLTYDDSDVWAITNPEKLFLPKGNLSSKYIFAKNNIFLAYPKNYNHFVNYYKETYQHGGISLEECIIPISVLEPK; translated from the coding sequence ATGTCAGAAAAGATATTATGGATCGATGATGAAATAGATTTACTTAAACCTCATATCGTATTTCTAGAAAAGAAAGGTTATCAGGTAACCCCTGTTAATAACGTAAATGAGGCTTTGGAACTTATGGATTCAGAGAAATTTGCATTAACGCTAATTGATGAAAATATGCCGGGTATTTCCGGACTGGAAGCCATCCCTATGATTAAGGAAAAAGATAATGCCTTAAAAATAGTTATGGTCACCAAAAGTGAGGAGGAACACATTATGGAAGAAGCCATCGGATCTCAAATTGCCGATTACATTCTAAAGCCTGTAAATCCCAATCAGATATTACTTTCCTTAAAGAAAAACCTTCAACAGGAGAATCTGGTAGAGCAGAAAACAATTTTACAATATCAACAGGAATTCAGAAACCTTTCCATGGAGCTTTCTTATTTGAGAACGTACCAGGAATGGGCAGAATATTATAAAAAGATCCTTAGCTGGGAAATCAAATTTGATAAAGTAGCAGATAATGAGTTTTCAGATCTTCTACAATCTCAGAAAGAAGAAGCCAACATTCAGTTTGCTAAGTTTATTGAAAAAAATTATGAGCACTGGCTTACTGATTCTGATAAACCATTGATGAGCCACACTCTTTTCAAAGAGAAAGTGAAACCTGAAGTTGAAAAAGAGAAAGTACTTTTACTAATGGTAGATAATCTTCGTTTTGACCAGTGGAAAGTGATCGAACCATTATTTACGAAGTACTACAATAAAGTTTCTGAGGATTATTACTATAGTATTCTTCCTACGGCTACACAATATGCAAGAAACTCTTTCTTTGCAGGTTTAATGCCTTCTGAGATTGAAAAACGTTTCCCGGATAAATGGTTTAATGACAATGAAGAAGGGAATAAGAATGAGTTTGAGCGTGACTTCCTGGAAGATCAAATGAAAAGAATCGGTCTTGGAACCAAGTCTATGAAGTATCTTAAAGTACTGAATGCTGATTTTGAAAGAAAAATCTATGACGACTTCAATCAGCATAAAAACAATGACTTATTGGTCATCGTTTACAACTTTATTGATATTCTTTCTCATGCCAAGACAGACAACCATATTGTAGATCAGCTTATCCGTGATGATAAAACATTCCGATCTCTGACTTTCAACTGGTTTGAAAATTCTTCATTGCTTAAAATCATTAAAACAGCTGCTGAAAATGGCTACAAACTTGTCATTACAACAGACCACGGAACTGTTTATGTAAAAAAACCAAGTAAAGTGGTTGGAGATAGAGAAACCTCTACCAATATCAGATATAAAACCGGTAAAAGTTTAACGTATGATGACAGTGATGTGTGGGCCATTACCAACCCGGAAAAACTTTTCCTTCCGAAAGGAAATCTGAGTTCGAAATATATCTTTGCCAAAAACAATATATTCCTGGCTTACCCTAAGAACTACAATCATTTTGTAAATTACTATAAAGAGACCTACCAACATGGAGGAATTTCACTGGAAGAGTGTATTATTCCTATCAGCGTTTTAGAACCCAAGTAG
- the rimO gene encoding 30S ribosomal protein S12 methylthiotransferase RimO, which yields MRTKSVGKKKINVVTLGCSKNVYDSEVLMSQLKANGKEVVHEDRGDIVVINTCGFIDNAKEESINTILDYVDAKNRGEVEKVFVTGCLSERYKPDLIKEIPDVDQYFGTRDLPILLKHLGADYKHELVGERLTTTPKHYAYLKISEGCDRPCSFCAIPLMRGGHISTPIEKLVTEAQKLAKKGTKELILIAQDLTYYGLDLYKKRALGDLLKELVKVEGVEWIRLHYAFPSGFPEDVLDIIREEPKVCNYIDIPLQHINSDLLKSMKRGTTHEKTNALLDKFREKVPDMAIRTTLIVGYPGETEERFQELKDWVREQKFDRLGCFTYSHEENTTAHVLEDDIPQEVKEARVEEIMELQSQISWEKNQEKIGKVFKCVFDRKEGNYFIGRTEYDSPDVDNTVLVSAEDTYISIGDYADVKITSAEEFDLYGELV from the coding sequence ATGCGTACAAAATCTGTAGGGAAGAAGAAAATCAATGTAGTTACTCTTGGATGTTCCAAGAATGTATATGATTCTGAAGTATTAATGAGCCAGTTGAAGGCCAACGGTAAAGAAGTGGTTCATGAAGACCGTGGAGATATTGTGGTGATCAATACCTGTGGATTCATTGATAATGCTAAGGAAGAATCTATCAATACAATCCTTGATTATGTAGATGCCAAAAACAGAGGTGAAGTAGAAAAAGTATTCGTTACAGGTTGTCTTTCTGAAAGATATAAACCGGATTTGATAAAAGAAATTCCCGATGTAGACCAATATTTTGGGACAAGGGATCTTCCTATTCTATTGAAGCATCTTGGAGCAGATTACAAGCATGAATTGGTTGGAGAAAGATTAACAACCACACCAAAGCACTACGCATACCTGAAAATTTCTGAGGGTTGTGACAGACCATGTTCTTTCTGTGCCATTCCATTAATGAGAGGAGGACATATTTCCACTCCTATTGAAAAACTGGTTACTGAAGCTCAAAAATTGGCAAAAAAAGGAACCAAGGAATTAATTCTTATTGCACAGGATCTTACGTACTACGGATTAGATCTTTATAAAAAACGTGCATTAGGAGATCTGTTAAAGGAATTGGTAAAGGTAGAAGGTGTAGAATGGATTCGTCTTCATTATGCATTCCCAAGCGGTTTCCCGGAAGATGTCTTGGATATTATCCGTGAAGAACCTAAAGTTTGTAATTATATAGATATTCCACTTCAGCATATCAATTCTGACTTGTTGAAATCCATGAAAAGAGGGACTACCCATGAGAAAACCAATGCTCTTTTAGATAAATTCAGAGAAAAAGTTCCTGATATGGCTATTAGAACAACTTTAATTGTTGGGTATCCGGGAGAAACAGAAGAAAGATTCCAGGAACTTAAGGATTGGGTGAGAGAACAAAAATTTGACAGACTGGGATGTTTTACTTATTCTCATGAAGAAAACACGACAGCCCATGTATTGGAAGATGATATTCCACAAGAAGTAAAAGAGGCTAGGGTAGAGGAGATTATGGAACTGCAGTCTCAGATTTCTTGGGAAAAGAACCAAGAGAAAATTGGTAAAGTATTCAAATGTGTATTTGACCGTAAAGAAGGAAACTATTTTATTGGAAGAACAGAGTATGATTCACCAGATGTAGATAACACTGTTTTGGTCTCAGCAGAAGATACTTATATCTCCATCGGAGACTATGCGGATGTGAAAATTACTTCAGCTGAAGAATTTGACTTATATGGAGAATTGGTGTAA
- a CDS encoding glycosyltransferase family 4 protein gives MEKIWIATELFFPEETSTSFILTKVVNKLSSKYQVNVICGEPVYDSGENKNENFSLDSRVKVSRIKGFANNKNSLIERTFRFIFLSLLIFYKLLINVKKGEKIFIVTNPAPLVILAVLVKIIKRSQLIILVHDVFPENTIPAGIVKSESSVIYRLLKNIFDKAYSKADLLIVLGRDMKEVIQSKIKKTKAKIVIIENWGDVDQIIPVSKNEVLALNSELQDKVVIQYAGNIGRVQGLMSFLEAVKKVTNEKVAYYFVGEGAVKNEMKDYVQTHGLKNISFAGAYSRADQQKVLNQTDIALVTLADGMFGLGVPSKVYNILAAGKPILFIGDLRSEVSLLIKEYNIGYVFASHKEPGLVDFLNSIDERFLKDLEEKSRNARILAETKFSEEAILNKFYEII, from the coding sequence ATGGAAAAAATCTGGATCGCAACTGAACTTTTTTTTCCCGAAGAAACATCAACATCCTTTATCCTAACAAAGGTTGTCAATAAACTATCATCCAAATATCAGGTAAATGTTATTTGCGGAGAACCTGTGTATGATAGTGGCGAAAATAAAAATGAAAACTTTTCACTGGATTCTAGAGTAAAAGTCTCCAGAATTAAAGGCTTTGCAAATAACAAAAATAGCTTGATAGAAAGAACTTTCAGGTTTATTTTTCTTAGCCTTTTAATTTTTTATAAACTACTCATCAATGTAAAAAAAGGTGAAAAAATTTTTATTGTTACAAATCCCGCACCTTTGGTTATTCTTGCTGTCTTGGTGAAAATAATAAAAAGAAGCCAATTGATTATTCTGGTGCATGATGTTTTCCCTGAAAATACTATTCCAGCAGGAATAGTTAAATCAGAATCATCAGTAATCTACAGATTATTGAAAAATATTTTTGATAAAGCTTATTCAAAAGCAGACCTTCTGATTGTATTGGGAAGAGATATGAAAGAAGTCATACAATCAAAAATAAAGAAGACTAAGGCAAAAATAGTGATTATTGAAAATTGGGGCGATGTTGACCAGATCATTCCAGTATCTAAAAATGAAGTATTGGCATTGAACTCAGAATTACAAGACAAAGTAGTCATCCAATATGCAGGAAATATTGGACGGGTTCAGGGTCTTATGAGTTTTTTGGAAGCTGTAAAAAAAGTTACTAATGAAAAGGTGGCTTATTATTTTGTAGGAGAAGGGGCCGTGAAAAATGAAATGAAGGACTATGTGCAGACCCATGGGCTTAAAAACATTTCTTTTGCAGGAGCTTATTCAAGAGCAGATCAGCAAAAAGTACTTAATCAGACAGATATTGCCTTGGTAACTTTAGCTGATGGAATGTTCGGATTGGGGGTTCCCTCTAAGGTTTATAATATATTAGCTGCTGGTAAACCTATTTTATTTATTGGCGACCTGAGAAGTGAAGTAAGCCTGCTTATTAAAGAATATAATATTGGCTATGTATTTGCCTCTCATAAAGAGCCTGGACTTGTTGACTTCTTAAACTCAATTGATGAGAGGTTTTTAAAAGATCTTGAAGAAAAAAGCAGAAATGCAAGAATATTGGCTGAAACAAAATTTTCAGAAGAAGCAATATTGAATAAATTTTATGAAATAATCTAA
- a CDS encoding NAD-dependent epimerase/dehydratase family protein, translating into MKILFTGSNGFVGKNVIPILKEKGFEVSTLGSSNGDIVADLSNEIPQLSKNFDIVFHAAGKAHSIPGSPQEEKQFFKVNTQGTENLCKALEASPPKIFIFLSTVAVYGKDVGENIDENSPTLGTTPYAKSKLLAENHLINWAKQYNVKLFIFRPSLIAGPNPPGNLGDMMAAINKGRYFNIGKGDALKSLFWVDDFARLIELSPDKKAGIYNVCDSSPSSFKEIGDVLAKKQNKSILSIPFFVAKSLALFGDLLGSKAPINSLKLKKITKSLTFSNKQLMDEFGCTLTKSIDKL; encoded by the coding sequence ATGAAAATACTTTTTACAGGTTCAAATGGCTTTGTTGGTAAAAATGTAATACCAATTTTAAAAGAAAAAGGTTTTGAAGTTAGTACACTAGGTTCTAGTAATGGAGATATTGTTGCTGATTTAAGTAATGAAATCCCCCAACTATCTAAGAATTTTGATATTGTTTTTCATGCTGCAGGAAAAGCACACTCAATCCCGGGATCTCCACAAGAGGAGAAACAGTTTTTTAAAGTAAATACCCAAGGAACAGAAAACCTTTGCAAGGCATTAGAAGCAAGTCCTCCAAAAATATTTATTTTTCTTAGTACAGTAGCTGTATATGGAAAAGATGTAGGAGAGAATATTGACGAAAATTCTCCTACCTTGGGAACAACACCTTATGCAAAAAGCAAATTATTGGCAGAAAACCATCTGATTAATTGGGCAAAACAATACAATGTTAAGCTTTTTATTTTTCGTCCGTCCCTTATTGCAGGACCTAACCCTCCAGGTAATTTGGGAGATATGATGGCAGCCATCAACAAAGGAAGATATTTTAATATTGGAAAAGGAGATGCTCTTAAAAGTTTATTTTGGGTAGATGATTTTGCTCGTTTAATTGAACTTTCACCAGATAAAAAAGCAGGTATATATAATGTTTGTGATTCATCCCCCTCTAGCTTTAAGGAGATAGGAGATGTATTGGCAAAAAAACAAAATAAAAGCATTTTGTCTATTCCTTTTTTTGTGGCAAAAAGCTTAGCTTTGTTTGGAGACCTTTTAGGTTCAAAAGCGCCGATCAACTCTTTAAAATTAAAAAAAATTACGAAATCTTTAACTTTTTCCAATAAACAACTTATGGATGAGTTCGGATGTACACTCACAAAATCTATAGATAAATTATAA